A stretch of the Gemmatimonadaceae bacterium genome encodes the following:
- a CDS encoding NAD(P)H-binding protein has protein sequence MTTAFIAGATGYTGRHVTERLAREGVRTVAHVRPDSPALGAWTSRFAAAGAAVDATPWTDDLARTMARLRPDLVFALLGTTRARAARDERATGVAAGYEAVDYGLSALLLRAVLAAGIRPRFAYLSSIGARESSRNPYLAVRGRFERELQESGLPYLIVRPSFISGSDRDERRVAERVASVAADALLRAVAGLGAHQLHDRWATLSGDALAAGMVRLALDAPDGRVIADAADVRRALRTAAA, from the coding sequence ATGACGACCGCCTTCATTGCGGGGGCCACTGGCTACACGGGCCGCCATGTCACCGAACGACTGGCGCGCGAAGGCGTGCGCACGGTGGCGCATGTCCGCCCGGATTCGCCGGCGCTTGGCGCGTGGACGTCGCGCTTTGCCGCCGCGGGCGCCGCCGTCGACGCGACGCCGTGGACCGACGACTTGGCGCGCACGATGGCGCGCCTGCGCCCGGACCTGGTCTTTGCCCTGCTCGGCACCACCCGGGCGCGGGCCGCGCGCGATGAGCGTGCGACGGGCGTCGCGGCCGGCTACGAGGCCGTGGACTACGGGCTGTCGGCGTTGCTGCTGCGCGCGGTGCTGGCGGCCGGCATTCGCCCCCGATTCGCCTACCTCTCGTCCATCGGCGCCCGGGAGTCGAGCCGCAATCCCTATCTCGCGGTGCGCGGACGCTTCGAGCGCGAACTGCAGGAGAGCGGCCTGCCGTATCTCATCGTGCGGCCTTCGTTCATCTCGGGGAGCGATCGCGACGAACGGCGCGTCGCCGAGCGCGTGGCGTCGGTCGCCGCAGATGCGCTGCTGCGGGCCGTCGCCGGACTGGGCGCGCACCAGCTGCACGACCGCTGGGCGACGCTCTCCGGCGATGCCCTCGCGGCCGGAATGGTGCGCCTCGCGCTCGACGCTCCCGACGGACGCGTGATTGCCGACGCCGCCGACGTCCGGCGCGCGCTGCGGACCGCCGCCGCATGA
- a CDS encoding signal peptidase II, which translates to MFSNIRDRLFVSITLGVLAGDIVTKRIAEASLPLHQPQAVIGDVLRWTLTYNTGAAMNMHLGPSSRVIFSVVAIVMIAVIVRMWRGLPPTSTWLAASLGMIVAGAAGNLVDRLRSAQGVVDFIDVGIGSARFWTFNVADSGVTVGAVILAILTWREPVAADAVAPKDEDAPPPA; encoded by the coding sequence ATGTTCTCCAACATTCGCGACCGCCTCTTCGTCTCCATCACGCTCGGCGTCCTCGCCGGTGACATCGTCACCAAGCGGATCGCCGAGGCGTCGCTGCCGCTGCACCAGCCGCAGGCGGTCATCGGCGACGTCCTGCGCTGGACGCTGACGTACAACACCGGCGCGGCGATGAACATGCACCTGGGCCCGTCGTCGCGGGTGATCTTCTCGGTCGTCGCCATCGTGATGATCGCGGTGATCGTGCGCATGTGGCGCGGCCTGCCGCCGACGTCCACGTGGCTCGCGGCGTCGCTGGGGATGATCGTCGCCGGCGCGGCCGGCAACCTCGTCGATCGCCTGCGCAGCGCACAGGGCGTGGTGGACTTCATTGACGTCGGCATCGGCAGCGCGCGCTTCTGGACGTTCAACGTGGCCGATTCGGGCGTGACGGTGGGCGCCGTGATCCTCGCGATCCTGACGTGGCGCGAACCCGTGGCCGCCGATGCCGTGGCGCCCAAGGACGAGGACGCGCCGCCGCCGGCGTGA
- the hrpB gene encoding ATP-dependent helicase HrpB — MSAPRLPIDDVIPALREALRTVGRAVLVAPPGAGKTTRVPLALMDEPWCTGRLLVLEPRRLAARAAAHHMARLLGEDVGGTVGYRVRLESRVSSRTRVEVVTEGVLTRMLRDDAMLDGVAAVLFDEFHERNLHADLGLALTLHARALVRDDLRLAVMSATIDAGPIAALLGEAPVIRSEGRLHPVTTRYRPARDGERIEGAAAAAARAALAADEGDVLVFLPGQGEIARAAVLLDALDPTVDVIPLYGAMPLEAQDRAIRPSAPGRRKVVLATAIAETSLTIEGVRVVIDSGLSRVPRFDARSGMARLVTTRVSRASADQRRGRAGRVAPGTCVRLWAVGEDAQLLAQRTPEILEADLAPLALELAAAGIENAGSLRWLDAPPEGALQQAQGLLRDLDALDDRGRITAHGRRIAALGAHPRLAHLVARGHDLGHGALACDVAALLGERDIFDRESAAGDADLADRVRALRDPDFARARRTDRARAQRVRQEADALGRGLGLSRGDGQDGSRARPWTDAMTDAVGLLVAFAYPDRLARQRIGEPGRYLLRNGRGAAFAVPQTLGAAEWLAVADVDGDPRESRIWMAAAVTAADVTTHFMPHAVDEIVRHWDGARRVLRLSRVTRLGAISLRERRLDAPSADEAAAALAAVVRDEGLAVLRWDERAKRLRERLAFARGCDPEFPDVSDASLHATLDDWLLPALQANGRLDALARVDVADALISRLPWKLRERLDALAPTHCVVPSGSRLPIDYADAAAPALAVRLQELFGLADTPRIGGGRVPLTLHLLSPAHRPVQVTRDLAGFWARSYFDVRKDLRGRYPKHHWPENPLEAAPTARAKRRGE, encoded by the coding sequence GTGAGCGCGCCCCGACTTCCCATCGACGACGTCATTCCCGCGCTGCGCGAAGCCTTGCGCACCGTGGGCCGTGCCGTGCTGGTCGCACCGCCCGGCGCGGGCAAGACGACGCGCGTGCCGCTGGCGCTGATGGACGAACCGTGGTGCACCGGCCGGCTGCTCGTGCTCGAACCGCGTCGCCTGGCCGCGCGCGCCGCCGCGCACCACATGGCCCGCCTGCTGGGCGAGGACGTGGGCGGCACGGTGGGCTATCGGGTGCGCCTCGAGTCACGGGTCTCGTCGCGCACGCGGGTGGAGGTGGTCACCGAGGGCGTGCTGACCCGCATGCTGCGCGATGACGCGATGCTCGACGGCGTCGCCGCGGTGCTGTTCGATGAGTTCCACGAACGAAACCTCCACGCCGACCTCGGGCTTGCGCTGACGCTGCACGCGCGGGCCCTGGTGCGCGACGACCTGCGCCTCGCGGTGATGTCGGCGACCATCGATGCGGGACCCATCGCGGCGCTGCTCGGGGAGGCTCCGGTCATCCGCAGCGAGGGACGCCTGCATCCGGTGACGACACGGTACCGGCCAGCGCGCGACGGTGAACGCATCGAGGGCGCCGCAGCGGCGGCGGCGCGCGCCGCGCTCGCCGCGGACGAAGGCGACGTGCTTGTTTTCCTCCCCGGCCAGGGTGAGATCGCGCGCGCCGCCGTGCTGCTCGACGCGCTCGACCCCACGGTGGACGTGATTCCGCTCTATGGTGCGATGCCGCTCGAGGCACAGGATCGCGCCATTCGCCCCAGCGCGCCGGGCCGCCGCAAGGTGGTGCTGGCGACGGCCATCGCCGAGACCAGCTTGACCATCGAGGGCGTGCGCGTCGTGATCGACAGCGGACTGTCGCGCGTGCCGCGCTTTGACGCCCGCAGCGGCATGGCGCGGCTGGTGACGACGCGCGTCTCGCGCGCTTCGGCGGACCAGCGCCGCGGGCGCGCGGGGCGGGTTGCACCGGGAACCTGCGTGCGACTCTGGGCCGTGGGCGAGGACGCGCAACTGCTGGCGCAGCGCACGCCGGAGATTCTCGAGGCCGATCTCGCGCCGCTGGCGCTGGAGCTCGCGGCCGCCGGCATCGAGAATGCCGGCTCGTTGCGCTGGCTCGACGCTCCCCCCGAGGGGGCGCTGCAGCAGGCGCAGGGGCTGCTGCGTGATCTCGATGCGCTCGACGACCGCGGGCGGATCACGGCGCATGGACGGCGGATCGCGGCGCTCGGGGCGCATCCACGCCTGGCGCACCTCGTCGCGCGCGGACACGACCTGGGCCACGGCGCGCTGGCCTGTGACGTGGCGGCGCTGCTGGGGGAGCGCGACATTTTCGACCGCGAGTCCGCCGCGGGCGATGCCGACCTCGCCGACCGGGTGCGCGCCCTGCGTGACCCCGACTTCGCTCGCGCCCGTCGCACGGACCGCGCGCGGGCACAGCGCGTGCGGCAGGAGGCCGACGCGCTCGGGCGCGGACTCGGATTGTCGCGTGGCGACGGACAAGATGGTTCGCGGGCGCGGCCGTGGACCGATGCGATGACCGACGCAGTGGGACTGTTGGTGGCCTTCGCGTATCCCGACCGCCTCGCCCGCCAGCGCATCGGCGAGCCCGGGCGCTACCTGCTGCGCAACGGGCGCGGCGCCGCATTTGCGGTTCCCCAGACGCTCGGCGCCGCCGAGTGGCTCGCCGTGGCCGACGTGGACGGCGATCCGCGCGAGAGCCGTATCTGGATGGCCGCGGCGGTGACCGCCGCCGACGTGACGACGCACTTCATGCCGCACGCCGTGGACGAGATCGTCCGCCACTGGGACGGCGCGCGGCGCGTGCTGCGACTGTCGCGGGTGACGCGCCTGGGCGCGATATCCCTGCGCGAGCGCCGCCTCGACGCGCCCTCGGCCGACGAGGCGGCCGCGGCGCTCGCGGCCGTGGTGCGGGACGAAGGTCTCGCCGTGCTGCGATGGGATGAACGCGCCAAGCGACTCCGCGAACGCCTCGCCTTCGCGCGCGGGTGCGACCCGGAGTTTCCAGACGTCAGCGACGCGTCGCTGCACGCCACGCTCGACGACTGGCTGCTCCCTGCCCTGCAGGCGAATGGTCGGCTGGACGCTCTGGCCCGCGTGGACGTCGCCGATGCCCTGATATCGCGCCTTCCTTGGAAGTTGCGGGAGCGTCTGGACGCTTTGGCGCCGACCCATTGCGTGGTGCCCAGCGGGTCACGACTGCCGATCGACTACGCGGATGCCGCGGCGCCGGCGCTTGCCGTGCGCCTGCAGGAGCTCTTCGGGTTGGCCGACACGCCGCGCATTGGCGGCGGGCGCGTGCCGCTCACGCTGCACCTGCTCTCACCGGCGCACCGCCCAGTGCAGGTGACGCGGGACCTCGCCGGCTTTTGGGCACGCTCATACTTTGACGTGCGCAAGGACCTGCGCGGCCGCTACCCCAAGCATCACTGGCCCGAGAATCCACTCGAGGCGGCACCCACCGCGCGGGCCAAGCGACGCGGCGAATAG
- a CDS encoding GAF domain-containing protein, with protein sequence MTLVAVMVVAEFGIMRFLDSRSTLPWTLHALLDVGLLVLLVFPLVTLVFLRPLKTHSVDIAKSNSLLREREAELRASLEATVDGLLVVDDQGKIVQANRRFAELWGIPASLLARGDDRALLQFVLDQLVDPAAFLAKVEELYATSAEDEDELHFKDGRVFERYSLPMIADGARIGRVWSFRDVSERRRADLERDVMREIAQSIASSSDLSGLLRLMHQSLRRVLSAENCFVALYDRDSGRFSFPYFADERGEAPTQPVAIPLSGTAYVYRTDRPALITPSVFRDLVARGEVELTGPFSPAWMGVPVRTPAGVIGVLVVQHYEREDAYSERDLAFLAAVGNQAGLVIERRLAVERLRESERRLREAEELAELGSWEMDMRTRQVIVSEGLCRMMGRDPTRTNLTLDELAAYFPADDWRQLEAGFRTTAIDGSRFEMVLQVLREDGARRTQQGTCIAVRAPNGDIVRLRGTVFDITARREAEEAITAYEARLEQARRMESIGRLAGGIAHDLNNALTVILGNTEFALTSENSTSPLRENLTEVQTAARRSARLTRQLLAYAQRQTVVPAALDLDRVITSEQPALQRALGDAISLRWQPYGSLWPVRMDAAQFCAMLVNLCVNAREAGADAVTLLADNLTVDAARAASHPDATRGDFVRLRVRDNGAGMDATTLGRAFEPFFTTKGVGEGPGLGLAEVYGVVRQHGGFVYASSAVGQGTTVEVFLPRHAAGAAAPPIA encoded by the coding sequence GTGACGCTGGTCGCGGTGATGGTGGTTGCCGAATTCGGCATCATGCGGTTTCTCGACTCGCGCTCCACCCTGCCGTGGACCCTCCACGCGTTGCTCGACGTGGGATTGCTGGTGCTGCTGGTCTTTCCGCTCGTCACCCTGGTCTTCCTGCGCCCGCTGAAGACCCACAGCGTGGATATTGCCAAGTCCAACTCGCTGCTGCGCGAGCGCGAGGCGGAGTTGCGGGCGAGCCTGGAGGCCACGGTGGACGGTCTCCTGGTCGTGGACGACCAAGGCAAGATCGTGCAGGCGAACCGACGCTTCGCTGAGCTCTGGGGCATTCCGGCGTCGCTGCTGGCGCGCGGCGACGACCGCGCGCTGCTGCAGTTCGTACTGGATCAGCTTGTCGACCCGGCGGCGTTCCTGGCAAAGGTCGAGGAGCTGTATGCCACCAGCGCCGAGGACGAGGACGAGCTGCATTTCAAGGACGGCCGCGTCTTCGAGCGCTACTCGCTGCCGATGATCGCCGACGGCGCACGCATCGGCCGGGTCTGGTCGTTCCGCGACGTCTCCGAGCGCCGCCGCGCCGATCTCGAACGCGACGTGATGCGTGAGATCGCCCAGAGCATTGCCTCCTCATCCGACCTCAGCGGGCTGCTGCGGCTGATGCACCAGTCGCTGCGACGCGTCTTGAGCGCCGAGAATTGTTTCGTCGCGTTGTACGATCGCGATTCAGGGCGCTTCAGCTTCCCGTATTTCGCGGATGAGCGCGGCGAGGCGCCCACGCAGCCGGTGGCGATTCCGCTGAGTGGCACGGCCTACGTCTATCGAACCGACAGGCCGGCACTGATCACCCCTTCGGTCTTTCGCGACCTTGTCGCGCGGGGCGAGGTCGAACTCACCGGCCCGTTCTCGCCGGCCTGGATGGGTGTTCCCGTTCGCACGCCCGCCGGCGTGATCGGCGTGCTGGTGGTGCAGCATTACGAGCGCGAGGATGCCTACTCCGAACGCGACCTGGCGTTTCTCGCCGCCGTGGGCAATCAGGCGGGACTGGTCATCGAACGGCGCCTCGCGGTGGAACGCCTGCGGGAGAGTGAGCGGCGGCTCCGGGAGGCGGAAGAACTCGCGGAGCTGGGCAGCTGGGAGATGGACATGCGCACTCGGCAGGTCATCGTGTCCGAGGGGCTCTGCCGGATGATGGGGCGCGATCCGACGCGGACCAACCTCACCCTGGACGAACTTGCCGCCTATTTCCCGGCGGACGACTGGCGACAGCTCGAAGCCGGCTTCCGGACCACCGCCATCGACGGATCCCGGTTTGAGATGGTCCTGCAGGTGTTGCGCGAAGATGGCGCACGCCGGACGCAGCAGGGGACCTGCATTGCCGTGCGCGCGCCCAACGGGGACATCGTGCGACTGCGCGGCACGGTGTTCGACATCACCGCGCGCCGCGAGGCGGAGGAGGCCATCACCGCCTACGAAGCGCGACTGGAACAGGCACGACGGATGGAAAGCATCGGCCGTCTGGCGGGCGGGATCGCGCACGACCTCAACAATGCGCTCACCGTCATCCTCGGCAACACGGAGTTCGCCCTGACGAGCGAGAACTCGACGTCCCCGCTCCGCGAGAACCTCACGGAGGTCCAGACCGCGGCGCGGCGTTCGGCGCGGCTCACCCGCCAGCTGCTCGCGTACGCGCAGCGACAGACGGTGGTGCCCGCCGCGCTCGATCTCGACCGAGTCATCACGAGCGAGCAGCCGGCGCTGCAGCGCGCGCTGGGCGACGCGATCAGCCTGCGCTGGCAACCCTACGGTTCGTTGTGGCCGGTGCGAATGGACGCCGCGCAGTTCTGCGCAATGCTCGTGAACCTGTGCGTCAACGCGCGGGAGGCGGGGGCCGACGCCGTCACGCTCCTGGCTGACAACCTGACCGTCGACGCCGCGCGCGCTGCCTCACATCCCGATGCGACGCGGGGCGACTTCGTGCGGCTGCGCGTCCGTGACAACGGTGCGGGCATGGACGCGACCACGCTCGGGCGGGCCTTCGAGCCGTTCTTCACCACCAAGGGCGTCGGCGAAGGACCGGGATTGGGTCTCGCCGAGGTCTATGGAGTCGTGCGCCAGCATGGCGGCTTCGTGTACGCGTCGAGCGCCGTTGGCCAAGGCACGACGGTCGAAGTGTTCCTGCCGAGGCATGCGGCCGGCGCGGCCGCACCACCGATCGCCTAG
- a CDS encoding DinB family protein yields MTTGERLADQLRRAWNGAPWHGPSVHEILTRLTAQEAASRRARGSHTAWELLKHLTLWAEVPLRRFDDAAAAATEEQNFAPPSSTTDADWQRDVAALGEVIERLAVRVERMPDAALDAPVGDRGYSHTFMVDGIAQHLAYHAGQIAILARAERRSESS; encoded by the coding sequence GTGACGACTGGCGAGCGACTCGCGGACCAGCTGCGGCGCGCCTGGAACGGCGCGCCGTGGCATGGTCCGTCGGTGCACGAGATCCTCACGCGCCTCACGGCGCAGGAGGCCGCGTCCCGGCGGGCCCGTGGCTCGCACACCGCCTGGGAATTGCTGAAGCACCTCACGCTCTGGGCCGAGGTCCCGCTGCGGCGCTTCGACGATGCCGCAGCGGCCGCCACGGAGGAACAGAACTTCGCGCCGCCGTCGTCGACGACGGATGCGGACTGGCAGCGCGACGTCGCCGCGCTTGGCGAGGTCATCGAGCGCCTCGCGGTGCGCGTCGAGCGCATGCCCGACGCCGCGCTCGATGCGCCGGTGGGTGACCGCGGCTACTCGCACACGTTCATGGTGGATGGCATCGCGCAACATCTCGCCTATCACGCCGGTCAGATCGCGATACTGGCCCGGGCCGAACGTCGCAGCGAGTCGTCCTAG
- a CDS encoding MscL family protein codes for MIKEFVAFLKQYGVVGLAIAVIIGGKLNDLVTAVVGGLLMPIVGRITSVAGGDWRTLVVPIGGINFEFGKVLGAGIDFIIVALIVFWMAKKILKEEVVAKK; via the coding sequence GTGATCAAGGAATTCGTTGCGTTCCTCAAGCAGTACGGCGTGGTCGGGCTCGCCATCGCGGTCATCATCGGCGGGAAGCTCAACGACCTGGTCACCGCCGTCGTGGGCGGCCTGCTGATGCCGATCGTCGGCCGCATCACCTCGGTCGCCGGCGGCGACTGGCGGACGCTCGTTGTGCCGATTGGCGGCATCAACTTTGAATTCGGCAAGGTGCTGGGCGCGGGCATCGACTTCATCATCGTCGCCCTCATCGTCTTCTGGATGGCGAAGAAGATCCTGAAGGAAGAAGTGGTCGCCAAGAAGTAG
- a CDS encoding DUF1569 domain-containing protein, producing the protein MPNSILDPRSRAGLLARIDQLDPATPARWGRFTAPRMVSHLIESVRMALGELPVRRRRSILGNRLVRALVIHVLPFPRGAPTAGELLARAPASWASDIATLKTLIDRAAAHPPHGVWQPHPVFGILSDDDWGVLIYRHTAHHLSQFGA; encoded by the coding sequence ATGCCGAACAGCATCCTCGATCCGCGTTCGCGCGCCGGCCTGCTGGCGCGGATTGACCAGCTCGACCCCGCGACCCCAGCGCGCTGGGGACGGTTTACGGCGCCCCGGATGGTCTCGCACCTGATCGAGTCGGTTCGCATGGCGCTTGGCGAGTTGCCGGTGCGGCGCCGGCGGTCCATACTCGGCAATCGGCTGGTGCGCGCTCTCGTGATTCATGTACTCCCCTTTCCCCGGGGGGCGCCGACGGCCGGGGAACTGCTCGCCCGAGCGCCCGCATCGTGGGCGTCGGACATCGCCACGCTCAAGACGCTGATCGACCGTGCCGCCGCGCATCCGCCGCACGGTGTCTGGCAGCCGCATCCGGTTTTCGGCATCCTCTCCGACGACGACTGGGGCGTGCTCATTTACCGTCACACCGCGCATCATCTTTCGCAGTTCGGTGCCTGA
- a CDS encoding rhodanese-like domain-containing protein, giving the protein MSHAPGFLALIESLRPHVTEVTLAQARARQAAGAHLVDIREQSEWAAGHAAGATYLGKGVIERDIEATIPDKDAEIILYCGGGYRSVIAADSLQKMGYTKVSSMMGGWREWSASGAPTE; this is encoded by the coding sequence GTGTCGCACGCACCTGGCTTTCTGGCCCTCATCGAGTCCCTGCGTCCGCACGTCACGGAAGTGACGCTCGCCCAGGCGCGCGCGCGTCAGGCGGCGGGCGCCCACCTCGTGGACATTCGCGAGCAGAGTGAGTGGGCCGCGGGGCACGCGGCGGGCGCGACATATCTGGGCAAGGGCGTCATCGAGCGCGACATCGAGGCGACGATTCCCGACAAGGATGCCGAGATCATCCTGTACTGCGGCGGCGGCTACCGCTCCGTCATCGCTGCCGACTCGCTGCAAAAGATGGGTTACACGAAGGTCAGCTCGATGATGGGCGGCTGGCGCGAGTGGAGCGCCAGCGGCGCTCCAACGGAATAG
- the hypE gene encoding hydrogenase expression/formation protein HypE, with protein MTKRPPVNPAQLSCPVPLEQSDRVQLGHGSGGKLSAQLVARHFLPHFENAALSQLGDASVVTVGGAELAVSTDSFVVHPVEFPGGNIGTLAVHGTLNDVAMMGARPVCLTAGFVLEEGLSLTLLDRVIDEMARAARAAGVPIVAGDTKVVDRGKADGLYINTTGIGVLDPTFRPAPARAEGGDAILVSGAIARHGMAIMAAREGLAFESAITSDTASLAPLVDALRPLGGDVHVLRDPTRGGVASTLNEIAVSSNVGIEIDETALPVPGDVRAACEMLGLDPLYVANEGVMVVFVAEAQAEAALRALRSHPVGADAVRIGRVVTAHPRIVALRTPLGGTRVVDLLPGDQLPRIC; from the coding sequence GTGACCAAGCGCCCGCCGGTCAATCCCGCGCAGCTCAGCTGTCCGGTGCCCCTCGAGCAGTCCGACCGCGTGCAGCTGGGTCATGGATCGGGCGGCAAGCTGAGCGCACAGCTGGTCGCGCGCCATTTCCTGCCGCATTTCGAGAATGCCGCGCTGTCACAGCTGGGCGATGCCTCCGTCGTCACCGTCGGCGGCGCGGAGCTGGCCGTCTCCACGGACTCGTTCGTGGTGCACCCGGTGGAGTTTCCGGGTGGCAACATCGGCACGCTCGCCGTGCACGGCACGCTGAACGACGTCGCGATGATGGGGGCGCGTCCGGTCTGCCTCACCGCGGGCTTCGTGCTCGAAGAGGGACTCTCGCTCACCCTGCTCGATCGCGTGATTGACGAGATGGCGCGCGCGGCGCGCGCGGCGGGGGTGCCAATTGTCGCTGGGGACACCAAGGTCGTCGATCGCGGGAAGGCTGATGGCCTGTACATCAACACCACCGGCATCGGCGTCCTCGATCCGACGTTCCGGCCGGCGCCGGCCCGCGCGGAGGGCGGGGACGCGATCCTGGTCAGCGGCGCCATCGCACGGCATGGCATGGCCATCATGGCGGCGCGCGAGGGACTCGCCTTCGAGAGCGCGATCACGAGCGACACGGCGTCGCTCGCGCCGCTCGTCGACGCGCTTCGCCCACTGGGTGGGGACGTGCACGTGTTGCGTGATCCCACCCGTGGCGGCGTCGCCAGCACGCTCAATGAGATCGCCGTCTCGTCGAATGTGGGGATCGAGATCGACGAGACGGCCCTGCCGGTGCCGGGGGACGTGCGCGCGGCGTGCGAGATGCTCGGCCTCGATCCGCTGTACGTGGCCAACGAAGGCGTGATGGTGGTGTTCGTCGCCGAGGCCCAGGCCGAGGCGGCGCTGCGTGCCTTGCGCTCCCACCCCGTGGGCGCCGACGCCGTGCGCATCGGCCGCGTCGTGACGGCGCACCCGCGCATCGTCGCGCTGCGAACCCCGCTCGGCGGGACGCGCGTCGTGGACCTGCTGCCCGGCGATCAGCTGCCGCGCATCTGCTAG
- the hypD gene encoding hydrogenase formation protein HypD, producing MKYLSEYRDADIAKSLIARIKARATRRWTLMEVCGGQTHTIVRQGLDELLEGAVEMIHGPGCPVCVTPLEQIDKALAIAARPEVIFTSFGDMLRVPGSDCDLQQVRARGGAVRVVYSPLDALALAQQHLDKEVVFFAVGFETTAPANAMAVWRARDLGVKNFSVLVSHVTVPPAITAILESSDNRVQGFLAAGHVCAVMGWEEYEPIATKHRVPIIVTGFEPVDILEGIWMAVDQLEAGRHEVMNQYVRSVRRQGTPPARALVAQVFELADRQWRGIGEIPMSGLRLREEFAEYDAERKFGVGGLKVTEPADCRAGDVLTGRIKPPQCAAFGTICTPERPLGAPMVSTEGACSAYYNLAKYRATDAAEATS from the coding sequence GTGAAGTACCTCTCGGAGTACCGCGACGCCGACATCGCCAAGTCACTGATCGCGCGTATCAAGGCGCGGGCGACGCGCCGCTGGACGCTGATGGAGGTCTGCGGCGGGCAGACGCACACGATCGTGCGCCAGGGACTCGACGAGCTGCTCGAGGGCGCCGTCGAGATGATCCACGGCCCGGGCTGCCCGGTCTGCGTCACGCCGCTCGAGCAGATCGACAAGGCGCTCGCCATCGCCGCGCGTCCCGAGGTGATCTTCACTTCGTTCGGCGACATGCTGCGCGTCCCCGGCAGCGACTGCGACCTGCAGCAGGTGCGCGCGCGCGGCGGCGCGGTGCGGGTCGTCTACTCGCCGCTCGACGCGCTGGCGCTCGCCCAGCAGCACCTTGACAAGGAAGTCGTCTTCTTCGCCGTCGGCTTCGAGACGACGGCGCCGGCCAACGCGATGGCGGTCTGGCGCGCCCGGGATCTCGGCGTGAAGAACTTCAGCGTGCTCGTCTCGCACGTCACCGTGCCGCCCGCGATCACCGCCATCCTCGAGTCGAGCGACAATCGCGTGCAGGGTTTTCTCGCGGCGGGGCACGTCTGTGCCGTGATGGGGTGGGAGGAATACGAGCCCATCGCCACGAAGCACCGCGTGCCGATCATCGTGACGGGATTCGAGCCGGTGGACATCCTCGAAGGGATCTGGATGGCGGTCGACCAGCTCGAGGCGGGGCGGCACGAGGTGATGAACCAGTACGTGCGCTCGGTGCGCCGGCAGGGCACTCCGCCGGCGCGCGCGCTCGTGGCGCAGGTGTTCGAGCTCGCCGACCGGCAGTGGCGGGGCATTGGCGAGATCCCGATGAGCGGACTGCGCCTGCGCGAAGAATTCGCGGAGTACGACGCGGAACGGAAGTTCGGCGTCGGCGGGCTCAAGGTCACCGAGCCCGCCGACTGCCGGGCGGGCGATGTCCTCACGGGACGCATCAAGCCGCCGCAGTGCGCGGCGTTCGGCACGATCTGCACGCCCGAACGGCCGCTTGGCGCTCCGATGGTGTCCACCGAGGGTGCCTGCTCCGCGTACTACAACCTCGCCAAGTATCGGGCCACCGACGCGGCGGAGGCGACGTCGTGA
- a CDS encoding HypC/HybG/HupF family hydrogenase formation chaperone — MCLGIPGRIASIRDDAGLTMGVVDFGGVRREVCLQYVADEVAVGDYVIVHVGFAITKVDEEEARRTFEVLKEMSQLEELEWMAEVADASLSRTQKPDVQGAGESL; from the coding sequence ATGTGCCTCGGAATCCCCGGAAGGATCGCTTCGATCCGCGATGATGCGGGCCTCACGATGGGCGTCGTCGACTTTGGCGGCGTGCGCCGTGAGGTCTGCCTGCAGTACGTGGCCGACGAGGTGGCGGTCGGTGATTACGTGATCGTGCACGTGGGCTTTGCCATCACGAAGGTGGACGAGGAGGAGGCGCGCCGCACCTTCGAGGTGCTCAAGGAGATGAGCCAGCTCGAGGAGCTCGAGTGGATGGCGGAGGTGGCCGACGCGTCGCTCAGCCGCACGCAGAAGCCGGATGTGCAGGGTGCAGGGGAGTCGTTGTGA